A part of Micromonospora chersina genomic DNA contains:
- a CDS encoding DinB family protein, with protein MAEPAIDPTLGPVLARTGDERAILESFLDFHRATVLRKASRLSDAEATRRLVPSRTTLAGLLKHLALVERNWLPCLFAPGPGDVYLTSEADAEASFTLDPGETLDGLAAAYRAACDRSRAVAARFDLDHVVPHPQLGEVSLRWVLVHLVEETARHAGHADILRELTDGETGAI; from the coding sequence ATGGCGGAACCGGCGATCGACCCCACGCTCGGCCCGGTCCTCGCCCGCACGGGCGACGAACGGGCCATCCTCGAATCGTTCCTCGACTTCCACCGGGCCACCGTGCTGCGCAAGGCGAGCCGCCTCTCCGACGCCGAGGCGACCCGCCGCCTGGTGCCCTCCCGCACCACCCTCGCCGGGCTGCTCAAACACCTGGCCCTGGTCGAGCGGAACTGGCTGCCCTGCCTGTTCGCCCCCGGGCCGGGCGACGTCTACCTCACCAGCGAGGCCGACGCCGAGGCCAGCTTCACCCTCGACCCGGGCGAGACCCTCGACGGGCTGGCCGCGGCCTACCGGGCCGCGTGCGACCGCTCCCGGGCCGTCGCGGCCCGGTTCGACCTCGACCACGTGGTGCCGCACCCGCAGCTCGGCGAGGTGTCGCTGCGCTGGGTGCTGGTGCACCTCGTCGAGGAGACCGCCCGGCACGCCGGGCACGCCGACATCCTGCGCGAGCTGACCGACGGCGAGACCGGGGCGATCTGA